aatatagtaggcataataaaagtaaaaagccattttaagaccttctaaatgcattattatattattagcaccatgattagagccctctagacatgaagtaacacccctatagttaaatGTGtgctcgtattacccaatatagtaggcataataaaagtaaaaagccagttaagaccttctaaatacattattatattattagcacCATCGTTGTgctcgtattacccaatttagtaggCGAAATTGCAGCATGGGGCATATTTGGCCCCTGGGGGCCTGACACACatcgtattattattactctcattattatattaaaaagtcatttttacatGAAATGGGACCTTTTAAGATGGCAACCACTGGGCGGTAGACCAATACTGACCCTGAAgcacaaagaaaaaatatagttttttgtcattattttctataataaTCTATATAAATCTACAGACTGGGCTACTATAGCTTCACAACAGGGAGTGATTCCATTGCTAGCCGCATTAAGCACTCTATGATTAGCGGTTGGATCCGCATCCTCATCATAATGGTATTAAGCTGCTTCCCAGTAATATAGCACCCAGTCACAGTGAAAGCGCCAcattcctgtcttttcttcccGTTTTACGATCCCTTATTCGGTCGGTCACCTTACACCTGGCGATCAATCCGTGTCCACCCCTCGAGCTGAGCGTGTCACATGACAGATTAAGTCACATTAAATATATGTCACAAGATGTCCTGCggtttgttgtcattttagtgAGCAACTAGGATTTCAGATGGATTACTGTGCAGCagcatggttttttttgttgttgttgttctgcaAAGACGCGGGTGAAAGAACAGGGTGTCCTGTTACATGTCTTTATGTCGCTGGTACGTTCACACCGCTGTCAaggattgtaaaaaaaacatgatacgATTTTAAGAAACAACGTGAAGAATTCTGatggaataaaaaataattcataaaaaaatataacagcTTTTTCTGGTGCCGATAATGAAATATATGCAATTATGTCTACAGTGACACAAATGCAGAGTTATTGACGTGCTAACTTAAGTTCACTTCGAATGTTCTGTACTCCTGTGTCCATGCCGTTGTGAAATACTTCCTTTAATGCATTTTGAACCAGTAAAAATGTGTCGTTTCTTGGCACACTTCACTGTCCATTTTTATGCTAGTCATTAGCTTTTGATTACATGGTATTTACATTAGCACTTTATTAATGTGTGTCACTAATTAATAATCCATTAattgttttgttattaaatCAGCCAGATTAGCCAGTTATGACaattacaggaagaaaaaaatgtggatAATTACCAGTGTTCAACTTTTCCCTGACCGGTATTTTGTTTTGGCACTTTTGTTACGTGCCATCTTACCCTAGACACCTTTGGAAGGTAACAATGGATGCACCCATAAAATGTCCTGAAATGCATTTTCAATTAAATTTTACTAATGGAAGAATTACaggcatacagtatacagtattgcaCTTAGAAAATGTGCAGTTACATGACATCatgtcttgtcaaagcatcttcttgctggaaaatgttgagtcaaTTGACTTGTGAGACAGCACCCTTCTGCtgcagcataaaaatggcaccATCAAACTGTAAATTACCTGGAAAAAAGTAATTgggaagcagcaaaacagcaaaatagcccatgccatcacactaccaccaccacgttgtactgttggtatgatgttcctTTTCTCAAATGCGACATTACTTtttgtaatgggacacactttccaaaaagtattccgagtattttcccaaaggtcttatcCCAGTACCCCATTTTTgggtagttattttttttattttagaaatatttcaatgttatgcttctgaatttggattttttttttttactttcttttaaTGTTATGACTTAACCCttaactttgcttcttcctgctccttttcagacatgtgtagtaatgaggtgttgtgtgtgtatgtatgtatatgtatatatgtatgtatgtgtgtgtatatatatgtgtgtatgtatatatgtatgtgtatatatatatatgtatgtgtgtgtgtgtgtgtgtgtgtgtgtgtgtatatatatatatatatatatatatatatatacatacatacatacatacatacatacatacacacacacacacaacacctcattactacacatgtctgaaaaggagcaggaagaagcaaagttaaGGGTTAAGTCATAACATTAAaagaaagaagtaaaaaaaaaaaaaaatccaaattcagAAGCATAACGTTgaaatatttctaaaataaaaaaataactacccAAAAATGGGGTACTGGGATAAGACCTTTagagaaacaataatgtaacatagtatgcatgtctgaaataaattaagaaagaagaaCCCTTCCCCCGACTGCACTTTGCAAACCCCTCCCTTTAGATGTCAATCTTGTCCCCCCGAGCACACAGTCACTAAGTGAAAAGACTACTCAGGAATGTTGGTACATGTAGTACACAGTTAGTACTTGCCAGAAATTGCTACAGTTATGGTATAGCCTCCCTGGCCAATTGTTTGTGTGCTTTATCTCAGTGCATGTCCACTTTCCGCGAATGCAAATGCCATGTCTCTGTTTCCAGCACATTCGTCCAGCACCGCCACGGCCTATTCACCCTACCAGCATGACACAGAGACAGACTCGTCAGGCGCTCCGCTGCTGCTTCTCTGAAAGCCAACAAGGTCATGTTAGGGTTACCGGTTGCCATACGGGCTTTCATTTATGCTGTTACCGAGTTCTGGCTGGCTCATTTTAGTGCTGCTACTTGTTACAAGCTGTCCTGGTGTCAttgccctctctctctctccaatcAACACTTTTTATATACAGAGAGAGAGCACATTCATTTTTATACTACGTATTTGTAAAGTGCTTGGAGTGGCATTGTCATGTTGGTATGGCAGTCAGACTTGCAGGAATGTTATGGAAGCAATTGTGCAGGTTCAGTCAGGGCTCATTGACTCAGGCCTTTTTTTATGTCGCTGAATTGATGTTTTGACCTTTGTTTTGAAGCCATATTTCCTGCCAGGTTAAGTTACTCTCTGGGTTGTTCAACCTcatgttggtttgttttttttagtcattgAGGCGGTGAGTACTGTTTTGGACAGAATAATTACTGCTTGTGTCATTCCATGTTAGTTCAATAAagatgtatatttgtatttgattgtTTGCATTTTAGTGTTTTAAGATGCATGTCATAATTCTAAATATTTGTGTAACTTGTGCagtactattcattcattcattctaacgctttttcctcacaagggtcgcgggggtgctggagcctatcccagctgtctttgggcgagaggcggggtacaccctggactggtcgccagccaatcacagggcacatatagacaaacaaccattcacactcacattcatacctatggacaatttggagtcgccaattaacctagcatgtttttgcaatgtgggaggaaccggggtacacggagaaaacccacgcaaactccacacagagatggccgagggtggaattgaaccctggtctcctagctgtgaggtctgcgtgctaaccactcgaccgccgtgccttgTGCAGTACAAGTgttatgtaaaataatacatacactGGGAACACTTTACAATTAGTTACACAAAATGAGGAAGGAACCTACCAAACTGTTCtcaattagttcctcagtaactactctatgggccttaatcattagttcctcagtaactactcgaaatgtatgtgccttcatCATTACGTAGttggtaactactcaaaatggatgtgccttagtcattagttcgtcattagttcctcagtaactgctctaaatgtatgtgccttagtcattagttcgtcgttagttcctcagtaacaactctgaatttatgtgccttaggcagtagttccttggtaactactctaaatgtatgtgccttagtcgtTAATTTCGCTTAGCTTCTTAGTTTCACTTAAGCATTTTTTCATTGGTTtcttattagttcctcaataactactccagatgtatgtgtcttagtcataagttcctcagtaactactctaaacgtatgTGTCTTagtagttccttggtaactactctaaatgcatgtgtctAAGTCATTAGTTTCTCTTCTAGTTTTCATCTAGTTTCACTTAGTTTTTCATTGGTTtgttattagttcctcaataactactctagatttatgtgccttagtcttaagttcctcagtaactactctacatgtatGCGTCTTcgtcattagtttctcagtcaCTACTGTATTTGTGTAAAGTGAGACCCGTACTCAGACCTGTACACAAGAAGTTTGTTTGCCCCTTATCGAGTACAATGTCCGACCAACCACAACCGACCATTGCAAGGTGTTTGTGGTCACAACAATATCAGCATTTAAATTTAACTTTTCAACAAAATCTGCCTTGATAATTGAATTGAAACTGAATACAGAAGGAACatctgcaattaaaaaaaacaataaaacctaAGAGGAACTCTCATAAAAGCATTGAAACCAATAAATGCGCATAGTACGTGGTTAgcattttttcatacatttagtATGGATGACTATatgtaactcattcattcattttctaccgcttttcctcacgagggtcgcggggggtgctggagcctatcccagctgtcttcgggcgagaggcggggtacaccctggactggtcgccagccaatcacagggcatatatgtaactacaaaatgatattttttaaatataaacatttcatGCTGTCACATCCATATAAACTTTACAGTGATTGGTCCAACATGCTTTCGGGTGGAATGTGTCTAAACCAGAGCAGATCTGGTTTCCATGCTATTACAGTAAGTTTGGAACAATTATAGAATCCTATTCTATAGTTAAGGTAAGTGCTGTTTCAAATTATTTATGATGCTGCATTTAATTGCATACATTTGTTATGATTCGAATCATCATGATGGTTATTTTCCTTAAGGTTACTTTTCCTCTTTATCACCCTGAGGTGACCGTGATGATGTGCAAAGGGAGGGTTTTTCCACGTCCCAGCAGAAGCAGGAACTTGTTCGGCTGGTTCTAGCAAATAGGAAATAAAATCCTGGGTTTTGTCTTTTGCAGTGTAGAAACCAGATTTTTGTGGAAGACAAATTGATATTAAATTACATCAAGAAATGTCGTTTTAACTTTGTAAGCGGAAGTGAAATTAGACATTTTCAGGGAAAGGGTACTGCATTTGTCTTGTGTGCTCCTGGTGCTCCCAACTATGTCAGCGACCCAAAACATTTGCAGCAGTGTGTTGTTTTCGCTCTGCCGAACTTTGTCATGACTTgcttctgtgtgtttttgtttcacgCATCCTGTGTAACCCCATTTCCTGCGCCTCTCTGCCAGCAGATTCCTGTTATACCTGTATGAGGTGTCAGGTAAAACGCTCACAGTTTCACAATGAACATACCACAGGCGTGAGGGCTTGCCGTAGACCTCTAACGTAGTACAACACAATGTCGCTGTAGATTCTCCTTTGCACTTTAAAGTAGTCTTTGCAAGTAACAAGTTTGGAGGCCTCAATGCTACAAATCCTGTTTATTGTCATGCCTCTTGGAGAAATCATGTACACTTTTTACCATTAGAGGGAGACAAAAGACCACAAGCCGGTTCATTGAAACCTATAACAGTCAGTATTCAGTAATGtgagctaaaaaaaattaatcatcaCCAacaatatgtacgtatatatgtatatgatacaatcaatcatgacatcctaataacttaATTAGAAAGGTATGGAATAAGAGGATtggttctgaactgggtcaaaagttacttagctgacaggaagcaatacatacagctaggagaagacacatctgcaagttcatatattatgtgcaaagttccccaggggtcaatactgggaccaaaactgttcaacttgtacattaatgatatctccaaagttacaaaagacttaaagctggtattatttgcggatgataccactgctttttgctCTGGAGGGAATACAGActaaatcattagaaaggtcagggaagaaatggtcacactaaaaagatgctttgatgataatagattgtccttgaacctaagtaaaactaaaatcatgctgtttggtaacagcagaaaggacacgtaccagcaaatacaaatagacggtgtagacattgaaagggtgaaggaaaatacatttctggggatcacaatagatgaaaatatgagctggaaacctcatattacaaatatacaacataaggtggccagaaatatttcaatattgaacaaagcaaaatttgttctcaatcagaaatcactccacactctttattgctctctggttctaccatatcttacttattgtgtggaaatatgggccaatAACTAtcaaagcaatcttcactcgctaaatgtactgcaaaaaaagtcagtaaggataattcataatgccgcctacacagaacatactaactccttatttctaaaatcactaatacttcaacttgctgatatagttcatcttcaaacagctaaaataatgcataaggctaaaaataaccaattagctaaaaatgtcatccaatacttctctacaagagaggagaaatatgatctcagggaagaagtacatttgaaacacttctatgctaggactacgttatgctagccatagcatttcagtatgtggaatcaaactatggaatggattgagtaagaccctcaaacaatgcacaacaatgagccaattcaagaaacaatacaagcagttgatgtttgctaaatacaaggatgaagagtcttgaaccagtcatgatgtgctatacatatcactatattgacacttactatggtacccattatgtcattggatgctcatatcacctcctactttggtatgtgacaaaaaaacacccaaaaaactatattaggaaagcaggaagtgaacaaatgtaacagttactgattgtaaaagtaccagatggaggggtaagatttaataagctttgcttcttcctactccttttggacatgtggaactgtgaactgattatgtgatgcactcaattgtaatcggatgcatgttcacatgaaataaaaccgttaccatatgtaagtatgtatcacttttttccaacttatatatttaaaacattataTTTTCTCACTCACCCAGGCGGTATCTCCTTCAAGCTCCCGTCCTCCAACAGAGGCCTTGGAGCTTGAGGGTTCTGCACAGGATCTTAGCTGATCCCAGCCTTGCGCTTGTCAGGACGGAGATGTCAGATGCTGCTCCTGGTGTCCATCTAGCTTGGGAGTGATTGCCCCGATCAGTGCAACCTTCACACCCCACATTTTGGTATTTCTCCAGCTCCAATTGGGGATCTATGACCACAGTTGTCTTCTCATGTCTATCCACCAACACTATGTCCAGTTGGTTGACCATCAGCACTTTATCCTATTTTTATATCACAGTGGGGTCGGGGTAGATCTTGCCTAGTTTCACGGCCAAGACCAGGGATCTTAGGATATCTTAGACCTACACATCGTTTTGATTTTAGCGTGTTTACTCAGCAAAAGAGATCAAAATTCGAAATGACGAACATCTCAGTGTTCTTGCCTCCTTCCATATTTCCCTTCTATTATTAGAATGCCGCTTAAATTAAATAGTCTTAGTTGAAAATGCAGAGCTTAGAAATTTGAGCCATGTAGAAAAATAGATTTATTTCTGTTCTGTAAATGCAGACAAATATAATTTACAACAAAGCAAACATAATATTACTTTTCCTGAGACGCTATGAAAGTTTTCAAGTGTGCTGATTCATACGTTCTGTAGCGCTAATTCAGTTCTCTTTGACCAAGTCCACATCTACCTGCAGAAGAGCATCCCCACCAAGAGCTCCAGCAGGTCGGcttggccaatcacaggccgGAATAACAGTTCTGTGACGAGGCTGGGTGTAATGCTCTGCAGCATGGAGGCTGTGAGAAGGATTCGAGCAAAACGCTCCTGGCGCTCAGGGTGCAGGAGCTGGACCACTTCGCTCAAGGCGTGCTGGGCCTCCTGTTGCAATCCCTCGATGAACAGGGGCGCCTTTAGATCTGGAACATCTGTTGGATGCAAGACACGATGATGGGTCTGGTTGGCACAGTGAAACATATGTTATGGTGAGACCTCACATACCTGGATTAAATATGGTTGTTCCTTTGAGGTAAGCATACTCCTTCGGGCTCAGATCTAAGCTCCAAAACTTTTTCAGGCAGGATTTCAGTTTGCTGACGCCAGCCATGGTGGGCTGCTCCCACTCCGTCTCAGGACCCCTGTGACGCTGCAGAAGAATCTTTTTCAGCATGCTGTCAGCCGGGACGTCCGTCACCTCGAAGTCCACATGCTCCTGGGCTAAACCCAGGATAAAGAGTGGTGCCCAGCAGCTTTTGAGAAGCAAGAACCGATCGTTGGGTGGAAGCTGGTTAAAAGCAGGTAAGTTCTTCATGAAATGGATGGTTTTGACCAGAACGCCTGAGGCTTCTTTGCAAATTTCCAACGGCCTTTTTAAGCACACTGTCGGACGAAGCTCGCAGTTGCATCGGTGAGGTATTGAACGATAGCTGAAGTTGTTTGATCGTGGGTTGCTGCTATCCAGTTGGCTGAGGATGTTGAAgaggataggatttaataatctgTCGCTGCCGACAGAACAATGACATCGGTTATCCATCACGGAGAGGTTCTCCTAGTGAACTAGCGAGGATACTAGAGCTCTCGCTGCCTTCTCCTGTCCCTATTTATAAGGCAAAGCCGCCCAGCTAGGTGGACCTTGACTTGTCAATACACTCTCTGTGAAAAACAACCATGTGCTCCGCCAGGTGACTGACGGAATAACCCTGGGAAACTGATAAGCTTTTCTCAATGAAAATGAGCTGATGGAGTAATGTCTGAATATCCATAGAGGGCTGGGCCTTATCTTTGGGCCGGTGTCATTAACCCAGGCAGTACCCAGCTACCAAGGACTGCAAAGGTCTGTGTCCTCCGTTCACTGCTAGCTGACACTTGCAGAGCTGCAGAGCGATGGGGCATTGACCTAGAAGTGAGGAACTCCTGGTGATGTCATTTGGAAGTCCATGTTGGAATCCTACTTTCCTATTCTAACCAATATTTTCTATGATTTTTTCATTTCCAGTCTCaaacatgtatttttccacAGCGCAATGGCATCAAATAAATAAGATTGTTTCAACTTTTATGCCTCTTTTGTCCCTGCTTGTgttgattccaaaaacatgttcaaCCATCCATATTTTCTAGACTGCCTTTCCTATTAAGGGTCTGaggatgctggaacctatcccacctgactttgggcaaaaagtaatggttttattccatttgaacatgcatcagattacaattgaatgcatcccataatcagttcacagttccacatgtccaaaaagagtaggaagaaaaGTCAgtaaaaatcatccaaaatggctggTACCAAGGAGGGTGGCTTTGGAAAATGGCtgagattgaatgagttaaagaaAGGAAAATCAAAACCCATCATGTGGAACATGACAACTAATCATTTAGTTCATCAAGCACACTTCACTTTCAGCTACAGCCAGATGACGAGATGCCCTTTcaactggtaatggtaatggttttatttcatttgaacatgcatcagattacaattgaatgcatcccataatcagttcacagttccacatgtccaaaaggagtaggaagaagcaaagcttattaaatcctacccctccatctggtacttttacaatcagtaactcttacatttgttcacttcctgctttccgaatatagtttaacttttttttattttatttttgtcccgtaccgaagtacaaggtgatatgagcatccaatgacataatgtgtaccatagtaagtgtcaatatagtgatatgtatagcacatcatgactggttcaagactcttcatccttgtatttagcaaacatcaactgcttgtattgtttcttgaattggctcatcgttgtgcattgtttgagggtcttactcaatccattccatagtttgattccacatactgaaatgctatggctagcataacgtagtcctagcatagaagtgtttcaaatgtacttcttccctgagatcatatttctcctctcttgtagagaagtattggatgacatttttagctaattggttatttttagccttctgcattattttagctgtttgaagatgaactatatcagcaagttgaagtattagtgattttagaaataacgagttagtatgttctctgtaggcggcattatgaattatccttactgaccttttttgcagtacatttagcgagtgaagattgcttttatagttactagtccatatttccacacaaaaagtaagatatggtagaaccagagagcattaaagagtgtggagtggtGTAAAAGAGtgtcaaaataacaaaaaaaacatattaggaaagcaggaagtgaacaaatgttaagtTTAAGTAATAGTGaacaagtgaacaaatgtcaagtttgagtattagtgattttagaaataaggagttagtatgttctctgtaggcggcattatgaattatccttactgaccttttttgcagtacttgcaatgagtcttttagcgctgtggaggaattttctCCCACTCATCTTTACAGAATTGTCATATTTctgccacattggaggcttttccagcatgag
This window of the Doryrhamphus excisus isolate RoL2022-K1 chromosome 10, RoL_Dexc_1.0, whole genome shotgun sequence genome carries:
- the nr0b2a gene encoding nuclear receptor subfamily 0 group B member 2a; this encodes MDNRCHCSVGSDRLLNPILFNILSQLDSSNPRSNNFSYRSIPHRCNCELRPTVCLKRPLEICKEASGVLVKTIHFMKNLPAFNQLPPNDRFLLLKSCWAPLFILGLAQEHVDFEVTDVPADSMLKKILLQRHRGPETEWEQPTMAGVSKLKSCLKKFWSLDLSPKEYAYLKGTTIFNPDVPDLKAPLFIEGLQQEAQHALSEVVQLLHPERQERFARILLTASMLQSITPSLVTELLFRPVIGQADLLELLVGMLFCR